The DNA sequence ccgggcccccctcCCTCGCCTGTTGCCGCCCCCGGGGGCGGCTTTGGGGGGAGGTTGGGGTTACTGTGGTCCCTTAAGGGACTTGAGAAATtgctgcccagctccctgctcggggggtgccggggggggttGCTCAGCCCTGGCCAGGTTACTGGGAGAGCTCTGCGGGGGCATagttataaataaatgataaggAAATTATAAGGAAATGATAAGGGTCGTGATaaggggggggcgtggggggggtgggggggtatgggggtgGATCTGGGGGGGAGGTCAATGCATGGGGGGGTCAGAGCATGGGGGGAGGGCAATTTATTGTGGGGGGGGCTCAGTGAATGTGGGGGGGGTCAGGGCATGGGGTCCCAGTTAATGGGGGGGGTCCTCAGTGGTGCCCAGGGTCATGGGGGGCAATGTAAGGGGGGTCCCTGTGCATGGGGGGGTCCAGGGGGGGGGTCTCAATGCAGGGGGGGGCTCAGTGcacgggggggggtcagggtATGGGGGGGGCTCCTTGCACAGGGGTCCCAGTtaatgggggggggtcctgagtGTGTCCAGGTCATGGGGGGGCAATGTAAGGGGGTCCCTGTGCATGGGGGGGGTCTCAGTGCATGGGGGTCCCTGTGAAtggggttgtgtgtgtgtgtgtggggggggggtcctggagccagggaccccccccccagttcaTGGGGTCTCCACACTCACCTTTGGCAGCCCTGCCCCATTCCCAGAGCCCGCAAGGACACCGGCAGCACCATTAGGGGCACCCCCACCCctgcctgtgccccccccctccccaaaaaaaccccCCTTGTGCctccccccccacgtccccatcccCGCCTGCGCGGTGCCCGGCAGCCCCCAGATGGAGCTCACGGCCTGCAGGatgctcctggggggggggttggtggGGCACCGCCAGGACCTcggttttgggggtgggggggtccaaaattttttttttttttttttttggggggggcacccacctGAAGGAGCCGTTCATGTGGTGGGGCTCCATCGCTCATGCCGCCCATCGGCCCCTCCGGCCCCGGCCCCATCGGGAACTGcaagggggggaaaggggggcgGGGGCACCGCGGGGGCTGGCGCCCCCCCCCACAGACCCCCCCCTTGCCGCCGTCCCCCCCAGGACATTTTACAACTGCGGCCCAAGAAATCCCGCCGGGCCGATGGGGTTCATCATGGTGTACATGTTCTCGCTGGAGTTGgtggagttggggggggggcatgggggggttTATGGGGGGGGAACGCTTgtggtgccccccagccccccaccaAAAGGCACACCCACCGGTAGGGGGAcctccaaaccccccccccGTGCATCCCAATCCCATTGACACTCACCTCCGGGGCTGGGGATGATGGGGGTGCCGGGGGTGACCGCCCCCGGGGGGCCGCtgggaattggggggggggcaaatcagaaggggggggcacggaggggGGGGGCAAGCAAgcagcccccccatccccccccagcgcccccggTACTCACCACGTAGTTCCCGGGGGACGAGGAGGAGTAGGcaatctggggggggggggcgaaggGGGTcagcactgggggggggcacagccccctccccttaTTTCcactccccccccaaaaaaaaggccccccccccaacacttACGGAGTTGGCATTGGGGTTTGGCCATGGACGTCGGCTGCCGGGACCCCTGGATGGGAACATTCGGGGGGGGGCTCATccatgtgcccccccccaaaaaaaataaaattctgctcCCCCCGTGCCATGTCTGGCtcccagggagctggggggatattttttttgggggggcagaCCCTTACATGTTCATGGTGGGCATGCCGGGGCCGGCCAGCGAGCTGGGGGGGCGCATCCCACTGCCGGAGGTCTGGGGACTGGAGGCTGAGAGGGGGCTcagggggctcagggggggcCTGGGCAACGCTGCCTGTagccccatccccttccctgtccccatccccattccacCCCATTCCctatcccaaccccaacctcatccccatcccatccccatccccatcccatccccatcccaatcccaatcctatCCCAATCTCAACCCCAcccaatccccatcccaatccccatcccaaccccattcccatcccattccatccccatcccaacctcatcccatcccaatcccatccctgTTCCCattccccatcccaatcccaaccctatcccaaccccatcccaatcccattcccaatcccatcccgatctcaatcccatcccaaccccatcccaaccCCATTCCAATTCCatttcccatccccatcccaaccacgttcccatcccaatctcaaaccccaaccccatccctATCCCATTCCAACCCCAATCTCAAACCCATCCAATCCCcatcctatccccatcccaatcccatccgtCCCTCTATCCCAATCctgtccccaccccatcccaatcccatcccatccccaatcccatccccatcccaatcccatcccatccccaatcccatccccaatcccatcctgtccccatcccaatcctgtcctcaccccatcccaatcccatctcCACCCCATctccaatcccatccccatcccaatcccatccccaatcctattcccatccccaatcccaatctcAACCCcacccaatccccatccccatccccatcctaatcccaaccccaatcccaatcccaaccccccCCTCACCTGGGCGCCATGCCGGCCATGCCCCGGGGGGGGTTCATGCGCTGCATCGGGCCCCCCATGTTGGGATGCCCTGCACAGAACGAGGGAGGGGGTGAGCCTGGGGGGGCCCCCcgcactttctttttttttagggtgggggggacaccccaaaaGTGTTatggggggggcacggagcccCCACTCACCCTGCGACCGCGTGGCCGGGTCCATGGCGTTGGGCAGCAGCGGCTGGGAGCCAGGGACACCcacggggggctgcggggggggggcagatatatgaggggggggggtcagatggggtgtgtggggtggggTCTGCACcgatttggggtttggggggggggggggggggggggcactcacCTGGTTCGGCATCCGGAGCGCGGGCCGGGGGCCGCCGGGGTAGCGGGGGGACATGAAGGGCTGCGAGAGAGGGGAGCAGAGCGGtggagatttgggggggggggcaaaattggggggtcagggggggtcgGGGCGCTGcttgggatgggggggggggcacccaacCTTACCTGGCGTGCGGCCCCATCATGGGGGCGCCGGGGTTGTGGGGGGAGGTTGGGCGTGCGGCGACGGCTGCGAGCCCGGAGGCGCCTTGGAGAGAAATAGGAAGGggtatggggctgggggggggctggtggggggggttgggggggggttgggggggaccCCCCCAATGTGAACACCCCCCCCTgggtgggtgtgggggggattggggctgagggggggggtctgggctgcagcgtggggggGCCCCCCTTGCCAAAGGGGCGCACGGGAGAGGTGCCCGTGCACACGTGGCCTTGCACGCTCACAGCACACGGGGGGGGGCCTGCAGGGCACGCgtgcaccccccccccaaaaaaaaaaaaaacaaaccagctccctgaggttgggggggggggtaccTGGAAGAAGCCGGGGGGCATGGGCCCCCCCGCCATGCCGTCGCTGGGGGGCAGGTTCCCCATCACCGGGCTGGGCGCCGCCGCTGCGCTCTGCGGGGAAGGGGAGctcagcaccggggggggcgcATCCTGGCCCCCTCCCCTAAATGTCACcaacccccccccggtgtcacCAACCCCCCCATGGTGTTACAACCCCCCCAGGTGTgcaggtgcccccccccgggcccccccccgaGCTGCGCCCCACGAAGCCGCCCTCGATCCATCTGCACCgcgcggcaccgggggggggacgcacgagacagggctggggggcaccgggggggggcaaGCCACCACCTCGCCCCCCCTCTGCTGACGCTGTCCcatctgccagcagccccagggccacccggtgtcccccccccagcctcctgtcccccccccacaaggggagccaggagctgctggggtcAAGCGCGCGAGCAAGAGGGCAGCGTGCGGAGAACCGGGGCGCACCCTGCCCTGGGGGCTTtgtgggggggtctgggggggtcccgggggggttgGTTGAGCCCGGTGGTTgcgggggggggccgcggggggggcggggggcccTGGCCCCTCTCGCCTGCCGGCTGGGGTCCGGGGGGAGCTATTAAACGGGGAGGAATGCGCTGGCTTTCCGGCTCGGCCCCTCGCGCTGTCTCTGCCACAACTGGTTTCAAtttggaggggaggagaaggggga is a window from the Anas platyrhynchos isolate ZD024472 breed Pekin duck chromosome 29, IASCAAS_PekinDuck_T2T, whole genome shotgun sequence genome containing:
- the SSBP4 gene encoding LOW QUALITY PROTEIN: single-stranded DNA-binding protein 4 (The sequence of the model RefSeq protein was modified relative to this genomic sequence to represent the inferred CDS: inserted 4 bases in 2 codons; deleted 1 base in 1 codon; substituted 1 base at 1 genomic stop codon) translates to MGNLPPSDGMAGGPMPPGFFQAPPGSQPSPHAQPPPTTPPPLCSPLSQPFMSPRYPGGPRPALRMPNQPPVGVPGSQPLLPNAMDPATRSQGHPNMGGPMQRMNPPRGMAGMAPQTSGSGMRPPSSLAGPGMPTMNMGPGSRRPWPNPNANSIAYSSSSPGNYVRPPGGGXTPGTPIIPSPGDSTNSSENMYTMMNPIGPAGFLGPQLXNFPMGPGPEGPMGGMXAMEPHHMNGSLGSGNGAGLPKSSPSNLAGLSNPPRHPPSRELGSNFSSPLRDHSYSPSMTMSV